A window of Clostridium sp. 'White wine YQ' contains these coding sequences:
- a CDS encoding APC family permease, with translation MLEKFMNILIGEPLANEQGAQEKYNVPFGLAIMASDAVSSVAYAAEEILLVLVPIIGAMAYSWLTWTSFMIVGLLLILTISYIQIIRAYPHGGGAYIVAKENLGSKAALIAGAALLIDYILTVAVSASASVAAITSAFSGLSEHKVLIVISLIIVLTIMNLRGISESSRVFSIPTYIFIVSMIFMILYGLFKYFVLHIEPHQLVIDPESAKGMGSLSVFLIMKAFASGCSALTGLEAVSNSVPNFKEPAQKNAKIVMVLLTGLILFIFGGSSILARFYEVIPKDGGPTVIAQLAYGVFNYGPMFYVIQFSTAIILLMACNTAFTGFPMLMYVVGKDGYAPRQFTVKGKRLSFSAGIISLSFVACFLVVAFKADVHLLIPLYSVGVFLSFTLAQSGMVIHWMKSKEAGWRSRAVINGFGAFITLVTTGVIVCVKFFLGAWIIILALPIVVYVMISIHNHYDRVACRLRLNNDSLKNFDLKVKFEHIVIVPLASLNKATLTALQYAQSISPNVIAINISTDKVALEKLKARWALLDTDIILVAKYSPYRAVVTPLIQYINQIADATTDNEKITVILPEFETHEWWGGVLHNHTGFFLRETLLRKKKINVSTCPYHLSDDDVCELDNDN, from the coding sequence ATGCTTGAAAAGTTTATGAACATACTTATAGGGGAACCCTTAGCCAATGAACAGGGTGCTCAGGAAAAGTATAATGTTCCTTTTGGTCTTGCTATAATGGCAAGTGATGCTGTTTCATCAGTTGCATATGCAGCAGAAGAAATTTTATTGGTTTTGGTGCCAATTATTGGAGCTATGGCATATAGCTGGCTAACTTGGACTTCCTTTATGATAGTTGGGCTACTATTAATTTTGACTATATCTTATATACAAATTATTAGAGCTTATCCTCATGGAGGGGGAGCATATATAGTTGCTAAGGAAAATTTAGGCTCAAAAGCCGCATTAATTGCTGGAGCTGCACTACTAATTGACTATATACTTACAGTAGCTGTTAGTGCCAGTGCCAGTGTTGCTGCAATAACTTCGGCATTTTCTGGATTAAGTGAACATAAAGTTTTAATTGTAATTTCATTAATTATAGTTTTAACTATCATGAACTTAAGAGGAATTAGTGAATCTTCAAGGGTGTTTAGTATACCTACCTATATATTTATTGTAAGTATGATATTTATGATTTTATACGGATTATTTAAATATTTTGTTTTACATATAGAGCCGCATCAATTAGTTATAGATCCTGAGTCTGCTAAAGGAATGGGAAGCCTAAGTGTATTCTTAATTATGAAGGCTTTTGCTTCAGGATGTTCTGCACTTACTGGATTAGAAGCGGTAAGTAATTCAGTACCAAACTTTAAAGAGCCAGCTCAAAAAAATGCTAAGATTGTAATGGTATTGCTTACCGGATTAATTTTATTTATATTTGGTGGAAGCTCAATACTAGCAAGATTTTACGAAGTTATACCTAAAGATGGTGGACCTACTGTAATAGCTCAATTAGCATATGGTGTATTTAATTATGGACCAATGTTTTATGTTATACAATTTAGTACAGCTATAATCTTACTTATGGCTTGTAATACTGCATTTACTGGATTTCCAATGCTAATGTACGTTGTAGGTAAGGACGGATATGCCCCAAGACAATTTACAGTTAAAGGTAAGAGATTAAGTTTTTCAGCTGGAATCATTTCACTTTCATTTGTAGCTTGTTTCCTAGTTGTAGCATTTAAAGCTGATGTTCATTTATTAATTCCATTATATTCAGTTGGAGTATTTTTATCATTTACATTAGCACAGTCTGGAATGGTTATTCATTGGATGAAGAGTAAGGAAGCCGGTTGGCGTTCTCGTGCAGTTATAAATGGTTTTGGAGCTTTTATAACCTTAGTTACTACAGGTGTTATAGTATGTGTTAAATTCTTCTTAGGAGCTTGGATAATTATTTTAGCATTACCTATAGTTGTATATGTTATGATTAGCATACATAATCACTATGACCGTGTTGCATGTAGATTAAGATTAAACAATGATTCGCTTAAAAACTTTGATCTAAAAGTGAAATTCGAGCATATAGTTATTGTGCCACTTGCAAGTTTAAATAAAGCAACATTAACGGCTCTTCAATATGCTCAAAGTATAAGTCCTAATGTAATAGCTATAAATATATCTACAGATAAAGTGGCTTTAGAAAAATTGAAGGCTAGATGGGCTTTATTGGATACAGATATAATTTTAGTAGCGAAGTATTCTCCATATAGAGCAGTAGTTACACCTTTAATACAGTATATAAATCAAATTGCAGATGCAACAACAGATAATGAAAAAATTACAGTAATATTGCCTGAGTTTGAAACCCATGAATGGTGGGGAGGAGTACTTCATAACCATACTGGTTTCTTCTTAAGAGAGACACTACTAAGAAAGAAAAAAATAAATGTTTCTACCTGTCCATATCATTTATCAGATGATGATGTTTGTGAGTTAGATAACGACAATTAA
- a CDS encoding DUF2922 domain-containing protein, translating to MEYVLSMTFVTSSGDKASFSVTGVKESITEAEVSALMDTIIAKDIFITKSGSYVSKYGAQLTQRQITKYDL from the coding sequence ATGGAATATGTACTTTCAATGACCTTCGTAACTTCAAGTGGAGATAAAGCTTCATTCTCTGTTACAGGTGTAAAAGAATCAATAACTGAAGCTGAAGTTTCTGCATTGATGGATACAATAATCGCTAAAGATATATTTATTACTAAAAGCGGATCTTATGTATCAAAATATGGTGCTCAATTAACCCAAAGACAAATCACTAAATATGATCTTTAA
- a CDS encoding YvrJ family protein, giving the protein MEVNDLINLIGNVGFPVAISAYLLIRLEKNIAGLTFSINKLNTIISTKLGVVIDNE; this is encoded by the coding sequence ATGGAAGTAAATGATCTAATTAACTTAATAGGTAACGTTGGCTTTCCAGTAGCTATTTCAGCCTATTTATTAATTAGACTTGAGAAAAACATAGCTGGCTTAACCTTTTCAATTAACAAGCTCAATACAATTATTTCAACTAAACTTGGAGTTGTTATTGATAATGAATAA
- a CDS encoding LptM family lipoprotein, translating into MKKFLGIVLTLGIVASLAGCGNKAATTTPAKVDTSNIKMGRVEYAAHGTKCFTVAVVAVSGDTIVGASIDDYQFMGKDVAKGVPNSDKDFGLQGYKDPNMVLASKKANAKYYSDLMKEEAKATKPLDESYAAIEKYVTGKTVSDLEKTLKDNDNKKMVDAVSGATLQDTKGYVTALVEAAKAAK; encoded by the coding sequence ATGAAAAAATTTTTAGGAATTGTTCTTACTTTAGGAATTGTTGCTTCACTTGCAGGTTGTGGAAATAAAGCTGCGACCACCACCCCAGCTAAGGTAGACACAAGCAACATAAAAATGGGAAGAGTTGAGTATGCAGCGCATGGAACAAAATGTTTCACAGTTGCAGTGGTAGCTGTATCTGGAGATACAATAGTTGGTGCATCTATTGATGACTATCAATTTATGGGAAAAGACGTTGCAAAAGGAGTTCCTAATTCTGATAAGGACTTTGGGCTTCAAGGTTATAAAGATCCTAACATGGTTTTAGCTTCAAAGAAAGCTAATGCAAAATACTATAGTGACTTAATGAAAGAAGAAGCTAAAGCTACAAAACCACTTGATGAATCTTATGCTGCTATAGAAAAATATGTAACTGGAAAAACTGTTTCTGATTTAGAAAAAACCCTAAAAGATAATGATAATAAGAAAATGGTAGATGCAGTAAGCGGAGCTACTCTTCAAGATACAAAAGGATATGTTACTGCACTTGTTGAAGCTGCAAAGGCTGCGAAATAA
- a CDS encoding NYN domain-containing protein, with the protein MDKDKDKRIAVLIDADNVSEKYIKYIIDEISNHGVPTYKRIYGDWTKPQLAPWKNVLLNYSITPIQQYNYTTGKNSTDAALIIDAMDILYSKNVDGFCIVSSDSDFTRLASRLREAGMYVIGMGEKKTPTPFIAACEKFKYLEVLASMASNIEETENVKTVHKNQENKVGTISREKLIEAIKTIITEISDEDGWAFLGELGSTLNKRYPDFDSRNYGYTKLTPFVASLNKFEIRSIKTSNPSITLKYVRNKE; encoded by the coding sequence ATGGATAAGGATAAGGATAAGAGAATTGCTGTTTTGATAGATGCAGATAATGTGTCAGAAAAATATATTAAATATATAATAGATGAAATTTCAAATCATGGAGTACCTACTTATAAAAGAATATATGGAGACTGGACTAAGCCACAGCTTGCACCATGGAAGAATGTTTTATTGAATTATTCCATAACTCCAATTCAACAATATAATTATACAACAGGAAAAAATTCAACTGATGCGGCATTAATAATTGATGCAATGGATATATTATATTCAAAAAATGTTGATGGGTTTTGCATAGTTTCAAGTGATAGTGATTTTACAAGATTAGCATCAAGATTGCGAGAAGCTGGAATGTATGTAATTGGTATGGGGGAGAAGAAGACCCCAACTCCATTTATTGCTGCCTGTGAAAAGTTTAAATATCTTGAGGTGCTTGCATCTATGGCATCTAATATTGAAGAAACTGAAAATGTTAAAACTGTTCATAAGAATCAAGAGAATAAGGTTGGTACCATAAGTAGAGAAAAGTTAATAGAAGCTATTAAAACAATTATTACTGAAATTTCTGATGAAGATGGTTGGGCATTTTTAGGTGAGCTTGGTAGTACACTAAACAAGAGGTATCCAGATTTTGATAGTAGAAACTATGGATATACAAAGCTTACTCCATTTGTAGCTTCTTTAAATAAGTTTGAAATAAGATCAATTAAAACCAGTAATCCAAGTATAACTTTAAAGTATGTTAGAAATAAAGAATAA
- a CDS encoding DUF1659 domain-containing protein produces the protein MAEAILSSLSLVIKYKSGIDKEGHDVFRRQAFLNISNAATDDDLSMVGHAIGELLNTQIYSILKENRFELFETVQ, from the coding sequence ATGGCTGAAGCAATTCTATCATCACTTTCATTAGTGATAAAATATAAGTCTGGTATAGATAAAGAAGGACACGATGTGTTTAGAAGACAAGCTTTTTTAAATATATCTAATGCTGCAACAGATGATGATTTAAGTATGGTCGGACATGCTATTGGAGAACTTTTAAATACACAGATTTACAGCATTCTCAAGGAAAATAGATTTGAGTTATTTGAGACTGTACAATAA
- a CDS encoding DUF1659 domain-containing protein, with the protein MAINKVLNSTTFSLEVQSGTDASGAPVFRKKNFSGIKLNATTENISDVAQAIKGILNNPTRDLFLNETSKLANN; encoded by the coding sequence ATGGCTATTAATAAGGTTTTAAATTCCACTACTTTTAGTCTAGAGGTTCAAAGTGGAACAGATGCTTCTGGTGCACCAGTATTCAGAAAAAAGAATTTTTCAGGTATTAAACTAAATGCTACAACTGAAAATATTTCAGATGTTGCTCAAGCTATCAAAGGGATTTTAAATAATCCCACTAGAGATTTATTTCTAAACGAAACTTCTAAGCTAGCAAACAACTAA
- a CDS encoding sensor histidine kinase produces MIIFLLVIIGILSGVIIFQHLSKRERNKNLKYIEDKLQELTSKGKIEKILVVKDDERIKGLLLEINNLLDYSQKVLADYRKKEISMRKMLSNISHDLKTPLTVVLGYIETISLDNNMEIEEREELLSKVHNKTLEVIDLMNKFFDLAKLESGDKDIPITRVNMNEICRKNILDFYDILNNKGIEVNINIPEEIIYSQGNDEALDRIVNNLISNAIRYGMDGNYLEFNLRFDDEYSYIEVIDKGKGIDENQIENVFERMYTLEDSRNKLFQGSGLGLTITKRLVEKLGGEIYLKSKPNLKTIFTVKLKRITY; encoded by the coding sequence ATGATTATTTTTTTACTTGTAATAATAGGCATACTCAGTGGAGTAATTATATTTCAGCACTTGTCCAAAAGAGAGAGAAACAAAAATTTGAAGTATATTGAAGATAAGCTGCAAGAGTTAACGAGCAAAGGTAAGATTGAGAAAATTTTAGTTGTAAAAGATGATGAGAGAATAAAAGGATTATTATTAGAAATAAATAATCTGTTAGATTATAGTCAAAAGGTACTTGCGGATTATAGAAAAAAAGAAATATCTATGAGAAAAATGCTTTCAAATATTTCGCATGATTTAAAAACACCTTTAACTGTTGTTCTAGGGTATATAGAAACTATAAGCCTTGATAATAACATGGAAATTGAAGAAAGAGAAGAATTGCTTTCTAAGGTTCATAATAAAACTTTGGAAGTTATAGATTTAATGAACAAGTTTTTTGATTTAGCAAAGCTTGAATCAGGAGATAAAGATATTCCAATTACTAGAGTTAACATGAATGAAATATGCAGGAAAAATATATTGGATTTCTACGATATATTAAATAATAAAGGTATAGAGGTAAATATAAATATTCCTGAAGAAATTATTTACTCACAAGGAAATGATGAGGCGCTAGATAGAATTGTAAATAATCTTATATCAAATGCAATTAGATACGGAATGGATGGGAACTACTTAGAATTTAATCTTCGATTCGATGATGAATACTCATATATTGAAGTTATAGATAAAGGAAAAGGGATAGATGAAAATCAAATAGAGAATGTCTTTGAGAGAATGTATACACTTGAAGATTCAAGAAATAAACTATTCCAAGGTAGTGGATTAGGACTTACAATAACTAAAAGATTAGTTGAGAAATTAGGTGGAGAAATTTATCTTAAAAGTAAACCTAATTTGAAAACCATCTTTACAGTAAAGCTAAAAAGAATAACATACTAG
- a CDS encoding APC family permease produces the protein MLDKFMDILLGEPLANEQGAHEKYNIPFGLAIMASDAISSVAYAAQEILFVLIVLGATAYQWLTWTSFMIIGLLILLTISYIQIIRAYPQGGGAYKVATENIGTKAGLSAGAGLIISYILTVAVSASAGVDAIISAFSGLSQYKVIFVVTIIIILTILNLRGISESSKIFAIPTYIFIFSMIFMIVYGLFKYFILNIHPEPLYAIPNKTTENLTLFLILRAFSSGCSALTGVEAVSNSVPNFQEPSQKSARTVMILLAGLIFFIFGGTSILTIFYTAVPLQNGPTVISQIAYAIFHNGFMYYLIQFSTAVILLMACNTAYTGFPMLMYIVGKDGFAPRQFTVRGKRLSFSFGIGALSFVACLLVIIFKADTHRLIPLYAIGVFISFTLGQYGMVNHWRKDKENGWIKRAIINGFGAFLTLLTTIIILVEKFSEGAFIVAILIPLIILIQLRIKAHYNRVACRLRVTKASLKNIDLKAKYDHIVVVPLASLNSATLGALQYAQSLSSNVIALNISTNREDLEKLKNKWALLDTDILLVAKYSAFRAVVTPILDYLDKMANAASENERITVILPEFETHEWWGSFLHNHTGFFLRETLLRKNNIVVATYPYHLTEADVCEPDDE, from the coding sequence ATGTTAGATAAGTTTATGGATATATTACTAGGTGAACCTTTGGCTAATGAACAAGGAGCACATGAAAAGTATAACATTCCTTTTGGTCTTGCAATTATGGCAAGTGATGCTATATCATCAGTTGCATACGCGGCTCAAGAGATTCTATTCGTTTTAATTGTTTTAGGAGCAACTGCATATCAATGGTTAACTTGGACTTCATTCATGATTATTGGCTTATTGATTTTATTAACTATTTCATACATACAGATTATCAGAGCATATCCTCAAGGTGGAGGTGCTTATAAAGTTGCAACAGAAAATATAGGCACTAAAGCAGGGTTATCAGCTGGAGCTGGATTAATTATAAGTTACATACTCACTGTAGCAGTTAGTGCGAGTGCTGGAGTTGATGCAATAATCTCTGCATTTAGTGGCTTATCTCAATATAAAGTTATTTTTGTTGTAACTATTATTATAATACTAACTATTTTAAATTTAAGAGGTATAAGTGAATCTTCAAAAATTTTTGCTATACCCACTTATATATTTATTTTTAGTATGATTTTTATGATTGTATATGGTTTGTTTAAGTATTTCATTTTAAACATCCACCCTGAACCACTATACGCTATTCCTAATAAGACTACAGAAAACTTAACTTTATTTCTTATATTAAGAGCATTTTCTTCAGGATGTTCGGCTTTAACTGGAGTGGAGGCAGTAAGTAATTCAGTTCCAAACTTTCAAGAGCCTAGCCAAAAAAGTGCAAGAACTGTAATGATTTTATTAGCAGGGTTAATATTTTTTATTTTTGGAGGAACATCAATTCTTACTATATTTTATACAGCAGTACCGTTACAAAATGGACCGACAGTTATATCTCAAATAGCCTATGCTATTTTTCATAATGGATTTATGTACTATTTAATTCAATTTAGTACAGCTGTAATTTTGCTAATGGCGTGTAATACTGCATATACAGGGTTTCCAATGTTAATGTATATAGTAGGAAAGGATGGTTTTGCACCAAGACAGTTTACCGTAAGAGGTAAGAGACTTAGTTTTTCTTTTGGAATAGGGGCATTGTCATTTGTAGCATGCCTTTTAGTCATTATATTTAAAGCAGACACACATAGATTAATACCATTATATGCTATTGGTGTATTTATATCTTTTACACTAGGTCAATATGGTATGGTAAATCACTGGCGTAAAGACAAGGAAAATGGGTGGATTAAACGTGCAATTATTAATGGGTTTGGTGCCTTTCTAACTTTATTAACTACAATTATAATATTAGTCGAAAAATTTAGCGAAGGAGCATTTATTGTTGCAATTTTAATTCCACTAATAATTTTAATTCAGTTAAGAATTAAAGCTCATTATAATAGGGTAGCTTGTAGGTTAAGGGTAACTAAGGCATCTTTAAAGAATATTGATTTAAAAGCAAAGTATGATCACATAGTAGTTGTCCCTCTAGCAAGTTTAAATAGTGCAACATTAGGAGCTCTTCAATATGCTCAGAGTTTGAGTTCTAATGTAATAGCTTTAAATATATCAACAAATAGAGAGGATTTAGAAAAACTAAAGAATAAATGGGCCTTACTTGATACTGATATTTTATTAGTAGCTAAATATTCTGCATTTAGAGCAGTTGTAACACCTATTTTAGATTATTTAGATAAAATGGCAAATGCAGCATCAGAAAATGAAAGGATTACTGTGATTTTACCTGAATTTGAAACTCATGAGTGGTGGGGAAGTTTTTTACATAATCATACAGGATTCTTTTTAAGGGAGACTTTGCTTAGAAAAAATAATATAGTGGTTGCAACATATCCATATCATTTAACTGAAGCAGATGTTTGTGAACCTGATGATGAATAA
- a CDS encoding histidinol-phosphatase HisJ family protein → MKKYFGDYHVHSSFSPDSKEAIENIFNKAKESLLSEICLTEHISMNENDSSYDYLKYNNYIEEVNKYNGQESSELSIKIGLEVGEGHRYIKEVGEYIKDKDIDFIIGSLHRIDDIGIIGYLEMYDIKKVYEDYFKELYEVADKSEYDVLGHLDLVQRYAWNKYGRYEYKNYEDLIDCILKRVIERGKGIEINTSILKNRKEYMPKSEIVRRYRELGGKIITVGSDAHSFERVGEGISIAYDFLKESGFKYISRYDKRKCYFETL, encoded by the coding sequence ATGAAAAAATACTTTGGAGATTATCACGTGCATTCAAGCTTTTCCCCAGATTCTAAAGAAGCAATTGAAAATATATTTAATAAAGCCAAGGAAAGTTTATTAAGTGAGATATGTTTAACAGAGCATATAAGTATGAATGAAAATGATAGTAGCTATGATTACTTAAAATATAATAACTATATAGAAGAAGTAAACAAATATAATGGACAAGAATCTTCAGAATTATCAATTAAGATCGGATTAGAGGTTGGAGAAGGTCACAGGTATATAAAAGAAGTAGGGGAATATATAAAAGATAAAGATATAGATTTTATAATAGGATCTCTACATAGGATTGACGATATTGGAATAATTGGCTATTTAGAAATGTACGATATAAAAAAGGTGTATGAAGACTACTTTAAAGAGTTATATGAGGTAGCCGATAAGAGTGAATATGATGTGCTAGGACATTTAGACTTAGTGCAAAGATATGCATGGAATAAGTATGGAAGATATGAATATAAAAATTATGAAGATTTAATTGATTGTATACTAAAAAGAGTGATCGAGAGGGGAAAGGGAATAGAAATAAATACTTCTATTTTAAAGAACAGAAAAGAATATATGCCAAAATCAGAAATAGTAAGAAGGTATAGAGAATTAGGTGGAAAAATAATTACTGTTGGATCTGATGCGCATAGCTTTGAGAGAGTTGGAGAAGGAATTAGCATAGCTTATGATTTTTTAAAGGAAAGTGGTTTTAAGTATATTTCTAGATATGACAAAAGAAAGTGCTATTTTGAAACCCTATAA
- a CDS encoding response regulator transcription factor — MNNKILIIEDDRSISDMVKNYLTKEGFNIDTAYDGEEGITKFLKENYDLVVLDLMMPKLDGMETMKIIREKSSVPILIMSAKDTDVDKAIGLGLGADDYIAKPFSMIEISARIKASIRRATKYSSTTNKEEDNIAKLGELTINFENFLVTKNGESIQLTSKEFEILKLFIKNPNRVFTKAQIYSFVWNDDYFGDENVINVHMRRLREKIEDDPSKPKYIKTLWGIGYKLEGN; from the coding sequence ATGAATAATAAAATATTAATTATTGAAGATGATAGATCCATTAGTGATATGGTTAAGAATTATTTGACTAAAGAGGGTTTTAATATAGATACTGCTTATGATGGGGAAGAGGGAATAACCAAATTCTTAAAAGAAAATTATGATTTAGTTGTTTTGGATTTAATGATGCCCAAATTAGACGGAATGGAAACTATGAAAATCATAAGAGAAAAGAGTTCTGTACCAATTTTAATAATGTCAGCAAAAGATACAGATGTAGATAAAGCAATTGGGTTAGGTCTAGGGGCTGATGATTATATAGCAAAGCCTTTTTCAATGATTGAGATTTCAGCTAGAATTAAAGCTTCCATCAGAAGAGCAACAAAATATTCGTCTACCACAAATAAAGAAGAGGACAATATAGCAAAGCTTGGAGAGCTTACAATAAATTTTGAAAATTTTCTAGTAACTAAAAATGGAGAGTCTATTCAGTTAACATCAAAGGAATTTGAGATACTTAAATTATTCATTAAAAATCCAAATAGAGTTTTTACAAAAGCACAAATATACAGTTTCGTTTGGAATGATGACTATTTTGGAGATGAGAATGTTATTAATGTTCATATGAGAAGGCTTAGAGAAAAAATAGAAGATGATCCATCAAAGCCAAAATATATAAAGACTTTGTGGGGAATAGGGTACAAGTTGGAGGGAAATTAA
- a CDS encoding PTS sugar transporter subunit IIB, which yields MVNILLVCAGGMSSSILAFRMKEAAKERQLDISVNAFSEFQIEKHLENIDVVLVGPQIRFKIKQIENVCINKEIPVAIMDMFDYGRMRADKLIDQALDLVQKK from the coding sequence ATGGTGAATATACTATTAGTTTGCGCTGGAGGAATGTCTTCTAGTATACTGGCATTTCGAATGAAAGAGGCTGCAAAAGAAAGGCAATTAGATATTTCAGTTAATGCATTTTCAGAATTTCAAATTGAGAAGCATTTAGAGAATATTGATGTGGTTTTAGTTGGACCACAGATTAGATTTAAAATTAAGCAAATAGAGAATGTATGTATTAATAAAGAAATTCCAGTAGCTATTATGGACATGTTTGATTACGGAAGAATGAGAGCTGATAAATTAATTGATCAAGCATTGGATTTGGTACAAAAAAAATAA
- a CDS encoding APC family permease encodes MLEKFMNLLIGEPLANEQGSSEKYNIPFGLAIMASDAISSVAYGAQEILFVLIVLGASAYQWLTWTSFMIIGLLVILTISYIQIIRAYPQGGGAYKVATENIGTKAGLSAGAGLIISYILTVAVSASAGADAIISAFSSLSEYKVLFVVSIIIVLTILNLRGISESSKIFAIPTYIFIFSMIFMIVYGLFKYFVLNIHPEPMYSIPGQATENLTLFLILRAFSSGCSALTGVEAVSNSVPNFKEPSQKSAKTVMILLAGLIFFIFGGTSVLTIFYTAVPITNGPTVVSQIASAIFHNGFMYYVIQFSTAVILLMACNTAFTGFPMLMYIVGKDGFAPRQFTIRGKRLSFSFGIGALSFIACLLVIIFKADTHRLIPLYAIGVFISFTLGQYGMVNHWRKEKSAGWVKRACINGFGALVTFLTTIIILVEKFSEGAFIVAILIPIIILVQLKIKAHYDRVACRLSISQLNLKKVDLKVKYTHIIIVPIASLNKATIGALQYAQSISDNVIAINISTDKEAMERLKQRWSELDTDILLVSKYSPFRAVVTPLLKNIEQIVDAAADNERITVIVPEFVTHERFGEVLHNHTSFFIRETLLRNKNIAVSTFPYHLSDEDVCEREIN; translated from the coding sequence ATGCTTGAAAAATTTATGAATCTACTGATAGGAGAGCCTTTAGCTAATGAGCAAGGAAGTAGTGAAAAGTATAACATTCCTTTTGGATTAGCAATTATGGCAAGTGATGCTATTTCTTCAGTAGCGTACGGGGCACAAGAAATACTATTTGTTTTAATTGTCTTAGGTGCTTCAGCTTATCAGTGGTTGACATGGACATCCTTTATGATTATAGGATTGTTAGTTATATTAACAATTTCATATATTCAAATTATTAGGGCGTATCCTCAAGGGGGAGGAGCTTACAAGGTTGCAACAGAAAATATAGGGACTAAAGCTGGGTTATCTGCAGGAGCAGGACTTATAATTAGTTATATACTTACAGTTGCAGTTAGTGCAAGTGCAGGTGCTGATGCTATAATTTCTGCCTTTAGTAGTCTATCAGAGTATAAAGTACTATTTGTTGTAAGCATAATTATAGTACTAACTATATTAAATTTAAGAGGTATCAGTGAATCATCAAAAATATTCGCAATACCAACTTATATTTTCATTTTCAGTATGATTTTTATGATTGTTTATGGATTATTTAAGTATTTTGTATTAAATATCCATCCAGAACCAATGTACTCTATTCCTGGACAGGCTACAGAAAATTTAACTTTGTTTCTTATATTAAGAGCATTTTCTTCAGGATGTTCTGCTTTAACTGGAGTAGAGGCTGTAAGTAATTCAGTACCAAATTTTAAAGAACCAAGCCAGAAAAGTGCTAAGACTGTAATGATTTTGCTTGCTGGTTTAATATTCTTTATATTTGGAGGTACTTCAGTACTTACTATATTTTATACAGCTGTACCAATTACAAATGGTCCTACAGTAGTATCACAGATAGCATCCGCTATATTTCATAATGGATTTATGTATTATGTAATACAATTTAGTACAGCAGTAATTCTACTTATGGCATGCAATACTGCCTTTACTGGATTTCCAATGCTTATGTATATAGTAGGTAAAGATGGCTTTGCTCCTAGACAATTTACTATAAGAGGTAAAAGACTTAGTTTTTCTTTTGGAATTGGAGCATTGTCTTTTATAGCGTGCCTATTAGTAATTATATTTAAAGCAGATACTCATAGACTAATACCATTGTATGCTATTGGTGTATTTATATCATTTACATTAGGTCAATATGGTATGGTAAATCATTGGAGAAAAGAAAAAAGTGCTGGATGGGTAAAACGTGCATGTATAAATGGATTCGGAGCTTTAGTTACCTTCTTAACAACAATTATAATATTAGTAGAGAAGTTCAGTGAAGGAGCTTTTATTGTTGCAATCCTAATTCCAATTATAATATTAGTCCAATTAAAAATTAAAGCACACTATGACAGAGTTGCCTGTCGTTTAAGTATAAGTCAATTAAACCTAAAGAAAGTTGATTTAAAGGTGAAATATACACATATTATAATAGTTCCAATTGCAAGCTTAAATAAAGCAACTATAGGAGCATTACAATATGCGCAGAGTATAAGTGATAATGTTATTGCTATAAATATTTCCACTGATAAAGAAGCTATGGAAAGACTGAAACAAAGATGGAGTGAATTAGATACTGATATTCTACTTGTATCGAAATATTCTCCGTTTAGAGCAGTAGTAACACCGCTATTAAAAAATATAGAACAGATTGTAGATGCGGCTGCTGATAATGAAAGAATAACAGTAATTGTTCCGGAGTTTGTTACTCATGAACGTTTTGGAGAAGTTTTACATAATCATACAAGCTTCTTTATTAGAGAAACATTATTAAGGAATAAAAATATTGCTGTTTCTACATTCCCATATCATTTATCAGATGAGGATGTATGCGAAAGAGAAATTAATTAA